The DNA window TCGTGCAGCGCCTGAGTGACATGACGTTTGGGTCGGGCTCGACGACGACCGTACCGATCGAGATGGTGGAGCTGAACCTGGTCAGCTGCGAGCCCATCAAGGTGGAGAACGCGACGACGACTAAGAAATGGAACCTGAAGGTCGAGCTGTCGCCGACCACGCCATCAACGGGTGCCATGACGGTCAGCTTGAACGGTCTCCTGGGAGGCACGTTCATGACGCAACTTCAGCTGTTCGCAACGATCATATTCACCAGAGTGGGCTCGGATACCAAGAGCAGGATGATGGACGTCTCCGACCATCTGCAGGGATCCACCTCTTCACCCTGGCGTTCCGGGTGCAAGCTGCCGGCGCTCGCGGTCCCTGGAGTGAACGATGGCTTCTGCCCAGGTCTTACAACCAAGAGCAAGAAGCGCGCGATCGAACTGGCAGGGGCGACGATCCAGCAAACCGTGGTTCCGGCCCAGCCCAGGCTGGAGCACTTCACCTGTTATGGGGCCGACCAGGCCCGAACGAAGTTCAAGCCGCGTTCGGTTCGGTTCAAGGACCAGTTCGGCAAACGGAGAGGCCGGCTCCTGCGGCCCTCCGATCTGTGCAACCCGGCGAAGAAGAACTCCGAACCGTGGCTTCAGAAGCGCGTCCACCTGAAGTGCTACGCGTTCGAGGGCCGGAAGTTCAGGCCCCGGACGGCTGTGACACGGGACCAGTTCGGTTCGCGTACGTTGCGGGTCAAGGAGCCGGAGAAGGTGTGCGTGCCGTCGAAGAAGCAGCTTCTGAAGCCGTCCAAGAAGATCACTATCGGTGGCAAGCCCAACCCGCTGCTTGTGGACAACTTTGTCTGCTACCGGGTCGAACCACGGGGGGCCTCTCCAGCGCGGTCCGTGAGGTTGAAGGATCAGTTCGGCCACTTCCGGACCCGCGTCCTGAAGCCAGTTGGGCTGTGCAATCCAGCCAAGGTTGACGGTGTCGCGAGCAATCACGCGATCAAGCACCTGACGTGCTATCGGCTGGACCCGAAACGCCCCGCAGCCTTCAAACGTCGCCTCGTCCAGGTGAGCAATCGCTACGGACGCGAAGCGCTGTCCGTTCGACTTCCTAGGGAGCTGTGCGCGCCTGGATCGAAGGTGCTCCCGCCCAAGTCCGGCTGAGCCTGACCCGCGCCGGACGAGCACCGCGCGAGGGTAGGCGGCTATGCGGGACTGAGGGCGAAGATCATGATCTCGCGTCCGGCCCTGCCGCGGTAGGCGTGGTACGCGGGCCAGATCGAGTACATGAGTTCCCAGATCGCTTCACGCTCGGCGGGTTCCGTGATCTGCCGGGCGACCATCGCATTCTCGACGCCGTCTGTCGTGACCGTCGCGTGCGGGTCGGCTGCCAGGTTCAGAGCCCAGGCCGGGTGGTGCTGCTGGCCGAAGTTCGAGCCGATCAGGATGATTTCCTCAGCCCGCGTCCCATACAGCAGCGTCACCGTGCGGGGCTGACCGGACTTTCGGCCGGTCGTTGTGACCAAGCACTGGGGTAGCCCGTAGTTCCCCATCAATCCGAAGCGCCCGCCCGTCCGTCTCAGGACCGCGGCGTCGGCTGGCGCGAGTCTGGCAGCGGTCCAGGCGAACCACTTCTTGTTGCCGAGCCAGCGCATGACATCTCGGTACTTCACGCTCCGAGGGTAGGCGGCCGCTCTCGACAGCACTTCAGTCGGTTAGGGCGGCGATAGCGATTGTCTTGGCGACATCCAACGCTTCGTCCAGCCAGACGCGTTCGGCGCTGGTGTGGGACAGCGCCGGATCGCCGGGACCGTACAGAACCGTCGGGATCCCCGCGGCCAACGTCTGTCGAAGGTCCGATCCGTAGGTTGCGCCGGTGATCTGTGCCGTCGCTCCCGTGACGGCCCGGTGGGCTTCGGCGACGCGGCGGACGATGTCGGCGCCCGGGTCCTGGCGCGCTGGCTCGAACTGCCCGCCGACCCATTCGACAGTCGCGGTCGCGCCCTGCTCGCTCGTGGCGCTCCGGACCGAGGCTTCGAACCTGGCACGCGCCTCGGCCACAGGCATCCCCAGCGGGACGCCGAATCGCCCTTCGGCTTGAAGCGACCCCATCACCGTCGACGCCCAATCGCCTCCGGACACGATGCCGATGCTCGTCGGGTAGGGGATGGGCCAGTCAGCCATGAGCGGATCCGGGTCGGCGCAGAGCTCGGCCTCCAGCGAGGCGAGGGCGGAGTTGATCTTCTGGAGCGAGTCGAGGGCGCTGACGCCCTCCCATCGTCGGGCCGCGTGGGCGCTGCGTCCGGTCAAGGTGATCCGGAAGCCGAGTGCGCCACCGTTGGCGACCACGATTTGGCCTGCCGTCGGCTCGGGGATGACGCAGCTCGCGGGCCGGACCCCCCGTGACAGCAGATCGAACGTGCCGCAACCGCCGTCCTCTTCCCCCGAGACGGAAGCGACGAGGATCTGGCGCGGCGGCCTGACCCCGGTCACTCCGATAGCTCTGACCACATGGATCGCAGCAGCGAGTCCAGACTTCATGTCCACGGACCCCCGCCCGGTGATCCAGCCGTCGCGTGACGAAGGCAGGAACGCGTCCGGCCAGCCGACGGCTGGGACGACATCGGAATGACCCAACAGCAGCAGGCCGCCGGAGTCCGGTGGTACGTCTCCGGATCGAACCTCGCCGGGCCCGAACCTGCCCAGCACCCCCGTCACGAACTCACGGTCGATCTCGACGCCGGGGAATCCCGGGCGCTCGGCGAGTTCCGCCAAGGGTGTGCGCCAAGTCGCCACTTCCATCCCGAGGTGACGCATCCGGTCCGCCATCCAGGCCTGCGCCTCGGGCTCCGCGTCCGAACCGGTGACCGAAGGGATCGTGATCAGATCCTGGATGTCACAGGCGAGGTCGGCCTTCAGGTCATCGATAGCCTTCAGCACTTCTGCGGCCAGCACCGCAGGCTGGGTGGATTCCACGGGTGCGCGCGGCTCTGGTCAGTCGCCGCCATCGACGGATGCGGTTCGAGCGAAGTCGGCGCCTGTCGGAAGCCCGCTGGGACCGAACTCCTTGATTGGCTCCGGACGCGACGACAGCGTCCACAGCGCGAGGACGGCGATAGTGATCAGCACGAGGAAGGTAACTCGATGGGCGACCGAGCTGAGAATTTCCTGGCGATCCGGGCGAGGGCCGACGATTGGGAATCCCGGTTCACTCCACTGATCGTTCATGTGATCCTCGGCTCTCAGGGCACGTGTCTAGGTTCTCGCATCAGACTCGCGGACGCTAGTCGGCCAGACATTTGCTGCTCGATCAGGTGCTCGATTCCGCCAGCCTCGACTCGCGCGACCTTGCTCACTCGAGGCTGATTGGCACAAGATGGGCCGATGTTCACGCTCGGCGTAGGCCGAGGTGGCAGTTCCACAGTCATGCGTTGCCTGGTCGCGGCTAGCATTGTTGAACGAGCTAGCTTCCGGGTCGCGCAGGAGTGTGATTGATGTTCGAGAGGTTCACCGACCGTGCCAGGCGTGTGGTCGTCCTGGCGCAGGAGGAAGCCCGGATGCTCAACCACAACTACATCGGCACTGAGCACATCTTGCTTGGCCTAATCCACGAGGGAGAAGGAGTCGCCGCCAAGGCGCTTGAAGGCTTGGGCATCTCGCTGGAGGGGGTTCGCTCTCAGGTCGAGGAGATCATCGGTCAGGGCCAGCAGGCGCCCAGCGGTCACATTCCCTTCACTCCGCGGGCGAAGAAGGTGCTCGAACTATCCCTGCGGGAGGCGCTGCAACTGGGGCACAACTACATCGGCACTGAGCACATTCTGCTCGGGCTCATCCGGGAAGGCGAGGGCGTCGCGGCACAGGTTCTGGTGAAGCTGGGAGCTGACTTGAGCCGTGTCCGGCAGCAGGTCATCCAGTTGCTCTCCGGCTACCAGGGCAAGGAGCCCGCGACATCCGGCGGCCCTGCCGAGGGGACCGCGTCGGGTTCGCTCGTCCTGGACCAGTTCGGCCGGAATCTGACGCAGGCCGCGCGCGAGGGCGCTCTTGATCCCGTGATTGGGCGTGAGAAAGAGATCGAGCGCGTGATGCAGATCCTGTCTCGCCGCACGAAGAACAACCCCGTGCTGATCGGGGAGCCCGGCGTTGGCAAGACCGCCGTTGTTGAGCTTCTGGCCCAGA is part of the Candidatus Nanopelagicales bacterium genome and encodes:
- a CDS encoding nitroreductase/quinone reductase family protein; the protein is MKYRDVMRWLGNKKWFAWTAARLAPADAAVLRRTGGRFGLMGNYGLPQCLVTTTGRKSGQPRTVTLLYGTRAEEIILIGSNFGQQHHPAWALNLAADPHATVTTDGVENAMVARQITEPAEREAIWELMYSIWPAYHAYRGRAGREIMIFALSPA
- a CDS encoding M20/M25/M40 family metallo-hydrolase; translated protein: MLAAEVLKAIDDLKADLACDIQDLITIPSVTGSDAEPEAQAWMADRMRHLGMEVATWRTPLAELAERPGFPGVEIDREFVTGVLGRFGPGEVRSGDVPPDSGGLLLLGHSDVVPAVGWPDAFLPSSRDGWITGRGSVDMKSGLAAAIHVVRAIGVTGVRPPRQILVASVSGEEDGGCGTFDLLSRGVRPASCVIPEPTAGQIVVANGGALGFRITLTGRSAHAARRWEGVSALDSLQKINSALASLEAELCADPDPLMADWPIPYPTSIGIVSGGDWASTVMGSLQAEGRFGVPLGMPVAEARARFEASVRSATSEQGATATVEWVGGQFEPARQDPGADIVRRVAEAHRAVTGATAQITGATYGSDLRQTLAAGIPTVLYGPGDPALSHTSAERVWLDEALDVAKTIAIAALTD